In Bosea vestrisii, the following are encoded in one genomic region:
- a CDS encoding sugar phosphate isomerase/epimerase family protein, whose protein sequence is MQLAAHTFGFVWQESAEAALEAVAAAGFRHVQLMAAPPHFDPWRSDAARTTRLQGLIEQYGLNLLACDLASSDINLASASPDVVSFSVDAYRRLIARCADLGAAAVCVGSGRRHALLAKANDRLMESFRPAFREIVVEARRHGLSVGLENHPQGLLADAGAILRFIADEGYADVTVIYDVANAVAIGEDPVEGLAALAPHLSIVHLSDSPIGQWRHDPIGSGAIDFTAIGQELKRQGYKGPVALEILSETPLAGLLDGARKLIEEGWVFNDTLARP, encoded by the coding sequence ATGCAGCTCGCCGCCCATACCTTCGGTTTCGTCTGGCAGGAGAGCGCCGAGGCCGCGCTCGAAGCGGTCGCTGCAGCCGGTTTTCGCCATGTCCAGCTCATGGCGGCGCCGCCGCATTTCGATCCCTGGCGCAGCGACGCCGCCCGCACCACGCGCTTGCAAGGGCTGATCGAGCAGTACGGACTCAATCTGCTGGCTTGCGATCTCGCAAGCAGCGACATCAATCTGGCGAGCGCTTCTCCCGATGTGGTGAGCTTCTCGGTCGATGCCTATCGGCGGCTGATCGCACGCTGCGCCGATTTGGGCGCGGCCGCGGTCTGTGTCGGCTCCGGGCGCAGGCATGCCCTGCTCGCCAAGGCCAACGACCGGCTGATGGAGAGTTTCCGCCCCGCCTTCCGCGAGATCGTCGTCGAGGCCCGGCGCCATGGCCTGTCTGTCGGGCTCGAAAACCATCCGCAGGGCTTGCTCGCCGATGCCGGCGCCATCCTCCGGTTCATCGCTGACGAGGGCTACGCGGATGTCACCGTGATCTATGACGTTGCCAATGCCGTTGCGATCGGTGAGGACCCGGTCGAGGGGCTCGCGGCCCTCGCTCCCCATCTCAGCATCGTGCATCTGTCCGACAGCCCGATCGGTCAGTGGCGGCATGATCCGATCGGCAGCGGTGCCATCGATTTCACAGCGATCGGGCAAGAACTGAAGCGCCAGGGCTACAAGGGACCCGTCGCGCTCGAGATCCTCTCTGAAACGCCGCTTGCGGGCCTCCTCGATGGAGCCCGCAAGCTGATTGAGGAGGGATGGGTCTTCAACGACACGCTCGCCCGGCCGTGA
- a CDS encoding NAD-dependent epimerase/dehydratase family protein: MQVLITGGAGFLGAWICRRLSRRGDHIRIFDRTENRATIAAIAGAEAAAACEWVTGDIVDGEAVAAAARGCDAIIHLAGVLTLACKEKPVRGAEINLIGTLNVFEAALRHGIGKVVYTSSAGTYGPQSGKLPIPTSHYGAFKLACEGSARAYFADHGLSSIGFRPYVVYGPGRDSGLSAGPSLACRAAARGEPYVFPYEGMAGLVYVGDVAAAYESALRHEGAGAHVFNMIGEQAAPEDVIAELRRLAPDCDIRRGGAPMPSAPEIAEGPLREVLADIPFTSLREGLARTFAFYRDGSL, translated from the coding sequence TTGCAGGTTCTCATTACCGGCGGTGCCGGCTTCCTCGGCGCCTGGATCTGCCGGCGCCTATCGCGCCGCGGTGACCATATCCGTATCTTCGACCGGACCGAGAACCGGGCCACCATCGCGGCGATCGCCGGCGCTGAGGCCGCGGCCGCTTGCGAATGGGTGACCGGGGATATCGTCGACGGCGAGGCTGTCGCGGCCGCCGCGCGCGGCTGCGACGCCATCATCCATCTCGCCGGCGTGCTGACTCTGGCCTGCAAGGAGAAGCCGGTTCGCGGCGCCGAGATCAACCTGATCGGAACGCTCAACGTGTTCGAGGCGGCGCTGCGCCATGGCATCGGCAAGGTCGTCTACACGAGCAGCGCCGGCACCTATGGACCGCAGAGCGGTAAGCTCCCGATTCCAACCTCGCATTACGGCGCCTTCAAGCTGGCTTGCGAGGGCAGCGCGCGTGCCTACTTCGCCGACCATGGGCTCTCCAGCATCGGCTTCAGGCCTTACGTCGTCTATGGGCCAGGCCGCGACAGCGGGCTCAGCGCGGGGCCTTCTCTTGCCTGCCGGGCGGCGGCTCGGGGCGAGCCTTATGTCTTCCCCTATGAGGGCATGGCCGGGCTGGTCTATGTCGGCGATGTCGCCGCGGCCTACGAGAGCGCGCTTCGACACGAAGGCGCGGGAGCGCATGTCTTCAACATGATCGGCGAACAGGCCGCGCCGGAAGACGTGATCGCCGAGTTGCGCAGGCTGGCGCCGGATTGCGATATCCGCCGCGGTGGCGCGCCGATGCCTTCGGCTCCGGAGATCGCGGAGGGGCCGCTGCGGGAGGTCCTCGCCGACATACCCTTCACGTCGCTTCGTGAAGGCCTTGCGCGCACCTTTGCCTTCTACCGGGATGGAAGCCTCTAG